In Flavobacterium praedii, the DNA window ATCTTTCCAATCATTTAATTTGCTTATTTTTCAAACATAAAATGAGCAATTCAATCTGAAATAAAACGGCTTAACTCATTAAAACAACCTCTAATTCTTCTAATGATTTACCTTTAGTTTCAGGCAGTAATTTCAAAATAAAGAAAAGTCCAAAAAAAGCGAAAAGTCCAAAAAGTAGAAAAGTCCAAGTAGTACCTAATTTTGACAATTCCCATGGAAAAAGAAGTTGAACTAGAAAACTGACAGCTGAATTGACAAAACCTACTAGCGAAATAGCAATACCCCGAATTCTATTTGGAAAAAGCTCTGAAAATAATACCCACATTACTGGCCCCAGCGATATGGCAAAAGAAGCAACAAAGCCTAAAATGCAAAATAATATTAAGGTAGCATTCATTTCAATCGCTGCTGATATGATTTCTGATTCATACCTATTGGCAGCTTGAATTCCGATAGTTGATCGTACCGCTTTTTTAAATTCAGTATCCGTGTTAAAAGTTTTATCTTTTAAAATCAACAATTGATCTTTATTTATTTCAATGGGTAGCTTAGCCATAGCCGCAGTTGTAAGCGTATAATTTGCCGCATTAAAACTATAAGACAAAATAAACATACTTAAAGCTATACCACTAACACCTATAATTAGCAAAGGTTTTCTGCCTAGTTTATCTATTAATGACATGGCAACCAAAGTAAAAATAACATTTATAATTCCAACCAAGATAGCTTGTATAAACGAGGCATCTGTTCCTATCCCAGATTGTTCAAATATCATTGGAGCATAGAAAAACACACAATTGATCCCAACAATTTGTTGTAAAATTGCAATACCAATACCTATAGTCATAACCAATTTCATAGAAGGGTCAAATAACTCTTTAATCGATATTTTTTCTTTTGGGATTGCATCCAATAAAATACTTTCTTGTATTTCGGCTACTAATTTATCTGCTTCCTTTTCATCCCCAACATTTTTCATAATATCCAGTGCCTCATTTAATCGGCCTTTCAAGATAAGCCATCTTGGACTTTGAGGAACCAAAAACAATAAGAAAAAATACAATACTGCAGGAATAAATTCGATACCCAACATCCATCTCCAATTGTATTCTCTAATTTTAAACGTTTCAACCCATGACGCATTTGAATTGCCTAAGTGAACTATAAGGTAATTTGTAAAAAAGGCTACAGAAAGTCCAATTACAATATTCAGTTGATTGAAAGAAACCAGCCTACCTCTCTTTTCTGCAGGAGCAATTTCGGCAATATACATCGGGGCAATAATTAAAGAAATTCCGACTCCGATCCCAGCTAACATTCTTGCTAGAACCAATATAAAAAAACTCGGAGCAATGGCTGATAACAGTGCAGAACAGACATAGAGTATGGCAGAATATTTTAAAACTACAATCCTACCAAATTTGTCGCTAATTGGTCCGGCAACCATCATAGCAGCTGTAGCCGATAATGATAAAGAGGCTACAGCCCATCCCAATTCAATTTTTGAAAGTTGAAATTCGGGTTCAATAAATTTTATTACTCCAGAAATAACAGAAGCATCAAATCCCATTAAAAAACCACCCATAGCAACAACAAGAGCGATTAGAGTTACAGAACTTTTTTTTGTTTGCATAGTAGTAATAATTTAATAAAACGGTCTTCTTTGCATTTATTTATTAGTGATACCCCGTTGGGTGCAATTATTTTAATCACATAGATTTTCTAAGCTCAAAAAAGAGGTGTTTCACTTATTTGAAACACACATAATGCTCTATGAGAAAGAAATATATTTCTTTTTGATATTCTTTTTTAAAATAAAGTCTATGTTTCAATGTGTTTTATAAAAATTTTTATGAATTACACCCAACGAGTTATTGACAATATATTACTGAATAGTTTAAATCCTAGATTTCTCCTTTTCTAGTTGCTAATTCATTTTTAATATCTCTTGCTTTTTCTTCAGTTAAGTCATAATTTCTCATTATCCACATAGCAATCAAAGTGCCTAAAATTGGAATACCTGAGTAAAAAAGTCTCAAACCAGTAATTGCGCCCTCAGTTTGGGTTGCCGCATCTGTATTGAATCCAACTAAAGACATAATAACTCCCGTTAATAATCCTGCGATAGCAAAACCAAACTTTACCATCCACCAGTAAATGGCTCCGAAGATTCCTTCTCTTCGTTTGCCAGAGGTCAACTCATCCATATCGCAAACATCTGCAGTCATAGACATCATCAGTGTAAACAAACTTCCAATACCAAAGGAAAAGAAAGGCAATGCGAATAAAAACATGTAGGGTTTACCAGGAATAAAAAGAAACCAAAGTAAAATGTAACCCAAAACAGAAATTCCTTGACAAATTAAGAAAGCATTCTTTTTTCCTGTTTTTCTAGACATCCATGCTACTATTGGTATTACTAAAAATGTTGTTGACAAAGCTCCAACACAGCCAAAAAGGGTAGGCCAAATACCTGCAGCCTCCGTACTTCCATTAAAAAGATAATACACTACAATAAAAAACGAAAAGGCAGCTACTGTATTAAAAGCGTTAAAAATCAAAAAAGTAGCAATACATAATTTTCTAAAGGGCTTACTTATAAAGGCTTCTTTGAAACTAATAAATATTTCTTTAAGACTGCCCCCAATAGTTTTGAATGTTAGTGGTGCAAAACTCTCTTCATTTTTGGTTGATTTACTTGTAATAAAAATAGCTGGAATCATAGCCAATATCATACACGAAACCCCTACCCAAACGGCTAAAGTTCTAGTGGCTGTATCTGCATTAGGGAACCATTTTGGATCATACATAACCACCCAAAACCAAGGTGCAATTACCCATGCCCACTGTCCAATCCATTGTGAAATGGCCATAATATTGGTACGCTCATGAAAATCATCACTCATTTCATAACCCATAGCAACATAAGGAACACTAAAAATCGACAGTCCCAAATAAAAAACAAACGACCACAACAGGAAGAAGATAAAATTATAATCCAATCCATTTTCTCTATACAATTGCCACATTACAACAAAAGAAACGCCCATAATAATAGCTCCAATAAAAACATAATGACGTCTTCTACCCCATTTAGAGCGAGTATTGTCTGAAATAAAACCCATTATTGGATCTATAAAAGCATCGAATATTCTAGGCAAGAAAAACAAAATTCCCCACATCCAAGCTGGAAAACCTAAATCCTGCACTAATACAACCATGAAAATACCTAGAGCCGCAGGAAACATTTGATTCGCTAACATGCCTAAACCAAAGGCGATTTTTTGCCCCATAGGAACCATTTTTTTGGGATTTATATTAACACTTTCCATAGTAAGAGATTTTGGGTTATTTGATTTTGAGTATTTAAAATTTATTTATTTTTTGAACTTGTAAATTTATTTTATAGCTATTTTTAATGTTTTCATTCTACAATTAATATAACTTGTAACCCGTTGGGTGCAATTATTTTAAACACTTAGAAACATAGATTTTCTAAGCTCAAAAAAGAGGCGTTTCACTTATTTTAAACACATATAGTGCTCTATGTGAAAGAAATATATTTCTTTTTGATATTCTTTTTTAAAATAAAGTCTATGTTTCTAAGTGTTTTATAAAAATTTTATGAATTACACCCAACGAGTTAATTTTTATGCTTTTTTATAAATTAAAATTTATCGGTATTGGTTATTTTTTTCAATACTGTAGAAGGCGTTTTAACATCCAACCACAAGGATTCTTCTTTACCATTGTATGTTTTAGTAATGGGTTTTCCATCACGGGTTAAGCCATTAAAAATGCCTTTGTCAACCATTTCCCAAAGCGCAAATTTTGCCTGACCTTGAAGATTGATTAATCCAAAATGATTTTCTGAACCCAATGTATTTTTATCTTTCCACTGCTCATCAAAAGCTTCGAAATAAAAAAGAGACATTTTCTCTTTATTCGTCCATTCTCTCATGAGTTTGTAATACATTGCCGATTTGTATTCGTCTGTTGCTCTAGAACCTGAATCTCCATAAAACTCATTAGATACCGTAGCCCAGCCTGTTTCACCAATGTGAATGGGCTTATTTACACCTAATGATTTCATGTAATTCAAAACCCCATTGTATTGAGCAATACTATAATCTCTTGCTCGAATCATAGCTGCATTAATTTTTTCACGTTCAGACAACTGTGCTTCGACATCTAAAACTCCCCAAAATTGAGGGTTGTAATGCGTGTCATGCATAGGATAGGAATGCATTGAAATATAATCAACTGCTTTTATAAGTTGATTCAAATCTTCAACATGGTATTCATTGCTTCCGCCACCCCAAGAGGCAAAATTATCGGAACTTGTTATCCAAACCTCTTTGCCTAATTTTTGCTGTTTCTTCAAATCTTGCAAATAATTGACCCATTTCAATATAATGCTTGGTTCGACATAATAAGCCCATGCCCATTTTACCATTGCTTCATTTCCAACAGAAATAATCTTAACAATATCTGGGTATTCATTTGCTAGTTTTACAGCTTCGGCAATTTCTATTGGGTTGCGTTCACTGTCTTCATTTCGGATAAGTGGATTTGATGTCCAAGAATTTTTGCAATCAATCCAAGCTCCTAACATTACATACATTTCAAATTTTGGATTCTCTTTCTTTACAATTCTAATCGCTTTCAACAAGTTAGAGATTTCAGTATGATGCACATTATAAGTTCGAAGCACTTTGATATTCATAGCCGAAAGGATTTTTAAATCATCGGTTATTTGCGAAACGGTAGGCTCAATATCCCTGGTATTGTCCCGATAGCCACCATAGCACATGGCTTGATAATTAGGATTCCCCAGTATTTTCTCGGCCGTCATTTCAGTAGGAACAGCATTCATACTTTTGCAATTGCTAAACAAAATAGCCAATAAAAAAAGGACCAATATGGCTTTGATTTTTTTCATTTTACAAATTGTTAAGACAAACTGTTACTTGAATGATTTCGCCTGTACGATTGAATATTTTTTGACTATTTTCATGACTTAAAGTCAAAGTAGAAGCAGTTTCGGTTTTACCATCTTTGAATTTAATTTCAACTTGATTCGCATTTCCTTTTTTATAAACAATTGGCACTTGACAAACGGTAAACGCTAGACTTCCTTTATCTAAAGTTATTGAATAAGGTTTGTTACCAAAATCTATAAAACTCACGATTTCCTCTTGTTGCAAAAATTGATTTTCATTGAGTAAAGTAGGTTCAAATGAAAGTTGACCATTTTTTATTTTTACACCCAATTCGCCTTTTCGAGTAAGAACATCTTCTTTAACTTGTCCTGTCATTCCAGGTTGTTGCGCACCTCTATGCGAAGGAGTATGCGAGTAAGGATCCGTTGGGAAAGCACCATATACTTCAGGAGATTTATGCACACCAATACCGTCTCCAATTGCAGCATAATGTTTGGACAATGCTAGAATTACGTTATCATCAGCATGATCAGTATGCGCTTTTTCAACTACTTCTTGTACTGCCAAATGCAGTTTGGAAACCATGTGCCAGTAAATAGAACCTAAGCCCTCATAACCAAAGAATGTCCCAGATCTACCCGTAAAAGCTTTGTGATTGAATACATCTTCAAATATTTGAAGAATTTCATCTGCTTCATTTTTGGCCATAACTTTAAATTCTTCGTTATTTTCAAGTTGAACCAAAGCCTCTTTTAGGTCATTTGCATTGTGGAAATTTCCATTAAAATGATAATCTCCTTTTACATCTCTATTGATAATTGCATTGTTTGAAGTTGCAATTAATGTTGTTAATAAAGTAGATTTTTCTACACTTTCTTTAGGAATGCAATTTTTTTCTAAGAATTTTGGTAATTCTTTGTTTGGATACAAAATATAACTGTTTTGATCTGGACGATACAAAGCACTGTTTCTTAAAGCATCTATTATTTCTAATGAGGCTCTTGCATCTAAATATCCTGAACTCAATACAGCAACTTGTCCTTCCAGCATTTCACTCAGGTTCGAAACTACTACTCCATCATTTTCAATAGACATTAAGTTATAAGCGTGATACAATTTATCTGGCCTTTGATTGGCCTGAATCGAATGATCTATGTACGCTAAACTCACTTTAGAAAATTGTTTTAAACCTTCAATTGACAACGTTCTTTTTTTGTCTGAAAATCCATTTTTATAAATATTCAATCTATATTCTGAAGCGGCTAAGCCTAATTGATCTAGGATTTTTTTGCGTTTTTTATCGTCTATTTTACCCGAAAGCACACTCTCATTTGCTAACAAACACTCTCGAATACTTTGATAAAAACTAACCATTTCGGTTGAAATATTTACATATTCTAGTTCAGATTTTTCTAGAATATTTTCGAATGTTTTCAAGAACCTACGCAAGTAACATAGTGTAACCATTGAAACTCCATTTCCTACCAAAGCATTATTAGCATCATTCCACTCTGGTCTTTGGGTATTCATCCAAATTCCGCCTTCTGGGATAAAATTTGACATTTTGGCCAAAACAGTTGCTAATATTTTTTCGATAAAATTTACATGATAAATTTCATTGTTGGCATTAACGATCAGTGCACCATCTGCACCAATTTTTGCCCTTTGTTCATTTATTTTTTTCTCCCAAACGTGATTGTATTCTATGGTATCTTTTGGATTTTTCAAGATATCTTGATACGCTTTTATCGTGTAAGGAACGGCTGCATATACAAAACATTCTTCATCAAAATAAGAATTTAATTTTCCTGGATAGAACTTTTCGATAAACTCTAAAAACTTCAATAAATAAATAATTTGGTGATCCCCCCAATAGCCAATATACGACCAAGGATTATCGGGTTCAATTGCTTCCCAATCAAAACCGCCTTTGGTAACTCTATAAGGGTTATAACCATCAAAAGTTGAAGCATTCAGGAATTTAGAAATCATTCCTTCAATAAAATTGGGATAAGCGTAAGCTAAAGCTTCCCAGTTTTGAAAAATATCTCTCCAGTTTCCTTCGTAATCCAAAATTTTAGAATCGTCTACTTCACTACGAGTATTGATCGAAAATTTATTCCAAGGACGGCTTGGATCTCCGTGTCTGCGGCTAAATTTTAAAGGTAAATATTCCGTACAAAGTCTTATCAAATCTTCATCTTCTTGATTTTGAATCAATTGAAGAAGTTCAATAGAAGAAAACTCATTATTTAAATTATTTAAAAACACCTTATTTTTATCAAACACCTCAGCATTTGCTTTGGCTATATAGTGTGTAAAATCCTTTTTCCCTATTTGATAATTTTCGTCAAAAATACCTCCACGCATTATATTGAAAAGAGAATTAGCAAAATGGCGTGTATCTATTAATTTATCTGCCGTAAATTGCAAACCATCAGCCCCTGCATTCAAAGCGATCAGGTTATGTTTACCTAATTCAACATCATCAATAAGTTGTTGTTCAAGCGTTTTATCATGTTTAATTGACTCACAAAGTTGAATCACTTGAGATTGGTTTTGATTTACATTGGCAATAATTTTCCAATCTTTAGAAGTGTTTTGAGGCAAATGCAACTCATTCGAAATAAAATAAGCTCCTTTTTCGCCTTTTACATCTGTTTCTCCAGTTATTTTTTGCAACTTTCTAAAAGCAGGAAGTTGTTTTGAAGACAATAAATGAGTTGGATTGTTCATTCCCAATGACCAAACAATATTAGCTTTTAGTGCTTCACTTGGCTCAGCTCTATCAACAATAATGGCGCTCAGAGCAAAAATCCCTAAACCACTTTCGGCATTTAATTCGCTTCTTTTATAGGCATCAACTAGATTACTGGTACTATTTTGTAAATCACTGCCTACTCCATGCGGTAGTATATTTTGAATACCGTCTAATACTCGAATAGTATAATCAATAGAAGAGTTGTTTATAATCTCCGATTTCTTTACAAATCCAAAAAGGTTACTAGAACTCCATTGGTATCTAAAAGTCAGTTGCAAATCGTTATGAATCTCTTCGAAAATGACTTTGTTCCCATAGAAGTTTTTGTATAAATTTCGGGTAAGATTGTAGTTTTCATTAAAGCGTTCTGTAAAGGGTTCCCACATCCAAACTTTACCTTCGTGAAGAACCTGAAAAATAGTTTTACTTCCAGTAATATCGGCAAATTCGGTTATTTTATCATCTGTATAATAGGGAAAAAGAGCAAATTCTGCGTTTTTCCTACCTGCTGTAAGTCCACCATTACTTGAAATAAACAACCAATGATTGGAATCACTCACGATGCTCATAAAAAAAGGTCTTATTGTATCGTGGTTTTCGATTTTATAATATTTCTCTCCTTCTAATTCGACTATCTTCATGTTTTTATGCTTTTATATATTTTTATTTCGTGTTTTATAATTACTTATTCTGCCTTTTTTGAAGTTTCAATTATTTTAATTTTCTTAAAACTATTTTGAAGCTTCTTTAATGAATTGCTGTTGCTATATGGATTAAGTTGATGTACTTTTTTTAATAAATAATAAGCTGATCTTGGTTTTAATTGATACATTCCGTTTTCAGTTGTTGGCCCTTTGGCACAAATACCGAACCATTCTTCATTCATATTATTTTTGCCTTTTTCAAAATCAAAAACATAACCACCATTACCCCAAGAAGCGCTTGAATCATGAATGTCTAGATTTGTGGTTTGTCCCATTTTCCACCAACCATCGCTAAATTGAAAAGTAAAACCACCAATACAATTTCCGCTTTTGCCAATACCCGCAGCATTTTCATAAATTTCTTGCCAGTTTCCTTTTAGAATAGTTGCCTGTGCCTTTTGATCTTCTTTATTGGTTATGGCATTAAAAGCATCCGAACCAAATTCAGTAAACAAAATAGGTTTTCCATATTCTTTTTTCACCCTTTCGAATACATCACCAAAAGAGATTCCGCGATACACATTGATTCCAAAAACATCTACATCTGGGCAATCTTTTGCTATTAGATCCAGAAAAAGAAGATCACCATTACAAATTGCAATTGGATGCGAATTATCAATAGTTTTGATGACAACGGCAGCCTCATTAAACAATTGGTACAACGCTTGAGCACGGGCAGTAGATTTTCGGTCTTGCACTGGAATATTCTCTGTTTCGGCACCTTCCCAAAACAAACCGTAATTGTTTTCATTACCCAATAAAAACAATAGCAAGCCTTTGGTGTCTTTATAATCTGAGGCTAATTGTTTGACCTCATTCAAAAGTACTTCGTGAGTACTGGGGTTTGAATATTCGGTATTGGCAACCCAAGTTCCATTAATTGACAAACCATATCGGCCAAATGGATGATTGAGCATCGTATAAATGCCATAGTTCTTATAAATGTATTCAATCCATTTTTTGGGAATACCAGTGTAAACTCGAATGGTATTTACCCCCATATTTTTTAATAATGGCATTTCATTGTCCAATGCCTTTCTGATTATTTCCTCTGGCTGTTCCCAAAGGATATAAGTATAATTTTTGCCAATGGGGAAATAATCCCAATTCATTCCATTGACAATAAAATCTTGTCCGTTAACCTTAAGTTTAAATCCTAATTTACTTTGATTTATCGTAACCTTATCTGCTTGAGAATAAATAGTGGTTGTACAATTCCAAAGGAGCAGTAAAAAAATAATTTTTCGCATAATTATAGCTTAATTTGAACGTTTTTTAAAAATGAAAATCAGAATCTAAAAAACATTAAAATTGGTTTAATTGAGTGTTTAGAAAAAAATACTAGTTTAGAATTTTATGGTTTTATACAATCATAATTCATTCTTGAAAATTAGAATTGAGTTCCGATAATTTCGTATAATGGATTATAAATTGAGATTAACTTTATAAATACAATCAATGTACAAGTAAGTTAGCCTGAGCCAACCTACTTGCAATTGATGCATTTCATTAATTATTTATTGATATACTTTTACGTAATCTACAATCATTGCTGATTGTGTAAAAGCAGGATCAATTGCTCCACCAAGATTTCCGCCCATTGCCACATTTAAGATCATAAAGAAGTTTTTGTGAAATGGTAATGAAGTATCTGAATTGTCAAATGTGAAGTACAATGCTCCGTCTAAATAAAAACGAATGGTTTTTGGAGACCAAATGGTTTTGTAAATATGATACTCGGTATCGGCATTTGCAATTACAGTCGTTTTTACCTTAGCATTACCCCCTGAATTATTAGGATAATGTAGAGCAGATTGTGTTTGAGTTGGTTTTGCTCCCACAAACTCCATAAAATCGATTTCTCCAATTTCTGGCCATGTTCCAGCCGAAGCACCAAGTGACCAGAAAGCAGGCCATGTTCCAGCGCCTTTAGGCATTTTGGCTTTCATTTCGATCGTACCATATTTAAAATCGTACAATCCTTGTGTTTTGATACGAGCCGAAGAATATTCTTTTCCACCAGAAGCTTCTTTTATTGCAGTAATGATAAGGTTTCCACCTTCAACTTTTACG includes these proteins:
- a CDS encoding sugar porter family MFS transporter, with the protein product MQTKKSSVTLIALVVAMGGFLMGFDASVISGVIKFIEPEFQLSKIELGWAVASLSLSATAAMMVAGPISDKFGRIVVLKYSAILYVCSALLSAIAPSFFILVLARMLAGIGVGISLIIAPMYIAEIAPAEKRGRLVSFNQLNIVIGLSVAFFTNYLIVHLGNSNASWVETFKIREYNWRWMLGIEFIPAVLYFFLLFLVPQSPRWLILKGRLNEALDIMKNVGDEKEADKLVAEIQESILLDAIPKEKISIKELFDPSMKLVMTIGIGIAILQQIVGINCVFFYAPMIFEQSGIGTDASFIQAILVGIINVIFTLVAMSLIDKLGRKPLLIIGVSGIALSMFILSYSFNAANYTLTTAAMAKLPIEINKDQLLILKDKTFNTDTEFKKAVRSTIGIQAANRYESEIISAAIEMNATLILFCILGFVASFAISLGPVMWVLFSELFPNRIRGIAISLVGFVNSAVSFLVQLLFPWELSKLGTTWTFLLFGLFAFFGLFFILKLLPETKGKSLEELEVVLMS
- a CDS encoding MFS transporter; translated protein: MESVNINPKKMVPMGQKIAFGLGMLANQMFPAALGIFMVVLVQDLGFPAWMWGILFFLPRIFDAFIDPIMGFISDNTRSKWGRRRHYVFIGAIIMGVSFVVMWQLYRENGLDYNFIFFLLWSFVFYLGLSIFSVPYVAMGYEMSDDFHERTNIMAISQWIGQWAWVIAPWFWVVMYDPKWFPNADTATRTLAVWVGVSCMILAMIPAIFITSKSTKNEESFAPLTFKTIGGSLKEIFISFKEAFISKPFRKLCIATFLIFNAFNTVAAFSFFIVVYYLFNGSTEAAGIWPTLFGCVGALSTTFLVIPIVAWMSRKTGKKNAFLICQGISVLGYILLWFLFIPGKPYMFLFALPFFSFGIGSLFTLMMSMTADVCDMDELTSGKRREGIFGAIYWWMVKFGFAIAGLLTGVIMSLVGFNTDAATQTEGAITGLRLFYSGIPILGTLIAMWIMRNYDLTEEKARDIKNELATRKGEI
- a CDS encoding glycosyl hydrolase family 17, with protein sequence MKKIKAILVLFLLAILFSNCKSMNAVPTEMTAEKILGNPNYQAMCYGGYRDNTRDIEPTVSQITDDLKILSAMNIKVLRTYNVHHTEISNLLKAIRIVKKENPKFEMYVMLGAWIDCKNSWTSNPLIRNEDSERNPIEIAEAVKLANEYPDIVKIISVGNEAMVKWAWAYYVEPSIILKWVNYLQDLKKQQKLGKEVWITSSDNFASWGGGSNEYHVEDLNQLIKAVDYISMHSYPMHDTHYNPQFWGVLDVEAQLSEREKINAAMIRARDYSIAQYNGVLNYMKSLGVNKPIHIGETGWATVSNEFYGDSGSRATDEYKSAMYYKLMREWTNKEKMSLFYFEAFDEQWKDKNTLGSENHFGLINLQGQAKFALWEMVDKGIFNGLTRDGKPITKTYNGKEESLWLDVKTPSTVLKKITNTDKF